From the genome of Nicotiana sylvestris chromosome 1, ASM39365v2, whole genome shotgun sequence:
gagatggtacccgatctcgaagaCCTCCataaaaagaagataggctccaagaagccattaaTATCACTACAAGTCCTGAGATGGTatccgatctcgaggacctccaccaaaagaagataggctccagaAAGCCATTTCCATCgttgcaagtcccgagatggtacccgatctcgaggacctctctTAAGAAGAAATTAAGCTCTAAAAGGAGTCGCTCATATATAAGCTTAACCTcctgagatggtacccgatctcgaggacctccactaAAAGAAGATAAGCTCCAAGAAGCCATTAATATCACCACAAGTTCTGAGATGGTactcgatctcgaggacctccaccaaaagaagataggctccagaAAGCCATTGCCATCATTGCAAGTcatgagatggtacccgatctcgatgACCTCTCTTAAGAAGAAATTAAGCTCTAAAAGGAGCCGCTCATATATAAGCTTAACCTCGTGGTGGGCCCCTACTTCGAGAATTTCAGCTATTGCGAGTACGGTTCGTCTACCCGATTCTCCGGACCTCGAACTACCTAAGCTCGAGTCAACTCCCGCTCAAAAACTACCGATAAAGCCTTAGGGCTATCTTTCATCTTCAGATCAAGCTATCTCTACTTTCAGACACCCGAGAAAACTCACCCTCGAGAGGGATCGCGGGGTTTAAAGAATTAAGTTTCATCCCGAAAGTTCGAAGTCTTACTCTTATTCAACTCGAAGTCAGGGGTCCCGATGATCCAAGTTTATCGATCCAACCCAGGCTCGATCTAAGGGACGACAAAAGATTCCATAGGGTATCGAGTTAATCAGTCAAGAGCCGGAGAAATACTTGCACTCGAGCTCGACATTCGCACCGATCGGTGGAGTCACGCATTCAGATGTTTCACAAACGAAGATACAAGGAAATATAGCATAAATCAGAAACAGATTAAAAAGACATTTTTATATTTATAAgcacatgattacaaaagcccacggaGGGTCTTTACATATGATTGCAAAAGCCCATGAGGGGtacttacacaaaaacaaaaaagcaaATAGGTACATATATGATAAAAGCCTAGTCTATTCTCGGAGGTGCATCCTCGACAGCGGTGTCTTCGAGCACCATCTCCTCGGGGCCCATCTCAATCTTCCAGAATGGCATATTcaagggagaagatgaagacgagGAAAGTGTTGcggaagaagcagaaaaaatatgaagaaaaagtcATAGCCCGCCAAAGAGAAAAAGCTTTTACCAGGCCGAGGAAACCACGACCCGATAGAAGATTTGACGAGCGTCGGCCTTACCTGCACAACCActttgagtccacttcttggAACATTGTGTCGTGCAAGTTAGCAGTCGGTAGTGCCACTTCACCCCACAGAAAGcaaaagggatgaagtgccacaccaggccggAGTAGGGAGGTAAGCAGCGGTGTATAGTCTGAACACCTTCCTGAGCAGCGGTGTAGAATCCAAATATCTTCCTGAGTAGGAAGAAATCGGCCTCCCTATCTCATCGCCTCGAGCCAATGACGacagcaataacaacaacaacaataataacaacaacaacaacaacaacaacgacaagaCAATGTAATCTCTCTCGGCAAGGGAAAGCCCCGGAAAAAGGCCATGGCATGGCTGATGAGAACGCCGCCATATAACCTTAAGGTCGCGGGCCTCAAACATGGTGGACAACAATGGATAAGGGTGAAGAGAAGAAAGGGGTGAAAGGATATTGGAGGAAACTTGAATGGAAAGTTGGTTCCAAGAGGCTCCATTTATAGAGGGTGACGGCGTAACCGACAACGCCATCAATGCCTTTGAAAGACGTATCGGAAGGCGCAATCAATGCGTTTTTGGAAACTAAATCGGCGGCGATATTATTGCTTTAGAGAATGAGAATCGGCGGTACATTGAATGACGCTGATAAGATGAGTCAGTGGGACGCCTCAGTTATTACAAAGGCTTATGTCACAAGTATGACATTATCGCGGGAAGTTCGAAGAGATAGGTATCAAAGTTGTTTCTCATCATtccactctaagaaatgcggggactatctgtatacgacgAAATCGGAGGGTTCAATCTTCCGTTGTCACGATGGCTCGTGAGCACATCTCGAGAGCTCGAGGCTATGGTCGAGGCTGACCACCGAAGGGCTATCGGTACTCAACCTCGAGGCAATACAACTCAGCGGTTAtgatggggagttcccaaggcacgtaaATAGGGCTGATAAAGCCTAGTGGACTACTCCAAAAGCGAATCAagacattaaatggttgtaccggCCCATATCTTTTTAATTAATGCacttgtactatattgggattccctctcatatataaaggggatccttgtcattttgtagacatctgttgctcaatactaaatacactaGAACattttctctgctctctaacacattctcttgatttcattacttcatttattacttctatttattgtgttctatttattgttcttcatttattgcttatcattgatcataaaaaGCCATCATCATAGCTCTCAAAATTTTTATCTCCTTCTCGACTGCCCCAAGTCGGCCATCCAGCTCGACCCCGAGGCCTTATAAACGACAGCTCGAGACCCCGATCTCCAATCGTTTGATTCGATTATCATACTATCTCTAAGCTATAACCTTGATTCCTAATGTTGTACTTAGCATCCATTGCtttacaactagcataaaaatagatcacgtatttttagaacctcataattaaatttaattgttattatcattttcacagtaaacacaATGTAAGAATGCGACTTATAAAATGCAATCACTGAATGTGACTTATATATAAATTGCAATATGTGAATGCGCCTTGACTCGCAGTTGCTGAAGCGACTAGCAATACGCGAATGTAATCACAGCATCGTTATAATCGCAATTCGCAAAGGAGGAATGCGATCTATAATCGCATTTCGCAAAGGAGGAATGCGATCTATAATCGCATTTTTGTATTCTTTATTTCCATTAGCAAGCTTGACTAGAAATTCGACGATTCTTATAGTACTAACGAATCTACTCATATTCCCAACTTTTCCAATCCTTTGGCTTGGTAGGCAAAGAGTGAAATCTCAAGGGACATTTTTAATATTCAAAATGGTGAAAAAAGAAAGTAAGGTCAATGAGATTGGTATACTTCTAATTCTACTTGCACATACTTTTCTAataacttgtttggatggttgttacctattgtatcgtgttgtattgttattttaaatataatatttgttttgattattgcttaaattttattgtatcgtatcacTAAATTCATCGTTACATAACAACGGAAAGTGCTAACGACCAATTTGGTGTGGCTGCGTCGTTATCTTATCTTTTTCTCTCATCCTGCCCTTTACTATTATTAAATAATCCTATTTTATCGTTTACCCTACCTTTTCATATAATAAttctaccatatatatatatggtaacAATGTAAGTTTATTTTTCACATTGTGGTATGTGACATTATGAAATAACGGCAAACGATACATCTATCTAAATATTATatttatcaaacgatacagtacaagaTAATACAATATGGTATATTATGAAACGATATGTCGATGTGTAATGATTATCCAAACAAGCTGCAAGTATTGTCATTTTTCATTCATAATTCAAATCATAGCTTCAATTCTTTGTCTGcttaaaagggaaagaaaagggcACTATTTAGTTTATGTTAACTATAAAAGTTAGTGTTGTTAGTCTCCTTTCTATCATTTCTCCATCCAAAAGTATCCTTTCAACATCTCATTAATAGATGAATAGATGGGTGTTTTTGTATAGCCTTAAAAAAACACTTCATGAGGCTATAACTGTATGAAGAAAAACTAATTCCTCCCCTGTGAAAGCTTATGAAATACAAGTCACATACATATAATTCTATATCTCAGTTTAAGGGAACAACAGAGTCTTTTTTCAACTTTTGATTAAGCATAACACTATATATCTCTACTAACTTACATCAGACTTCTATGAACTCATAAAACTAGTTTCCATTATACAATAGATAGCTGCATAATATAAAGAACCTTGATCCTATTAATTAGACCATTCATTACCCTTTCTTGAACCTGTAATCTAATCATGTTAATGTGGTTGAGATTCAATCACCCTCCACAGGAACCATTGCTTTTGGCCTCCTTCAACAGCTTCACTACTTCAAGCATTGTTGGTCGCTTCCATGGCTCATCGTTGGTGCATAACCTTGCAATGGAAAGAACGCACAGCATTTGATCCTTCCATAATCCTGAACCAGCAAAAAATGGATCCAATGTTTCAATCTCCCTGCCATTTGTGACCATCCACCTCACCCAGCCAACAAGATTGCCTCCCTCAACATCAGCCTGACCTGTCGGTGCCCTTCCTGTCACCAATTCCAACATCACCACTCCAAAGCTATATATGTCACCTTTGGTTGTAGCCATCATGGTCTGTCCATACTCGGGTGGAATGTATCCGAATGTGCCAGCAAGGATTGTGCTAACATGGCTCTCACATGCACTAATGATCCGAGCCAGGCCAAAGTCCGATACTCGTGGTTCAAAATTCCTGTCCAAGAGTATATTGCTTGACTTGATGTCTCTGTGAATGATGTGTGGAACAAAACCATGGTGTAGAAATGCAAGTCCGCGAGCTGACCCTAGACAGATCTTGAAACGAGTCGGCCAATCAAGCGCCTCTACTGCATCTGCTTGGTTTCTCAACCAGAAATCAAGACTTCCATTCTCCATGTATTCGTATATCAAGAACCTCTCATCAGCAAAGATACAGTAGCCAAGCAATGGCACCAGATTTTCATGCTTTACTTTCCCGATTGTTTCCATTTCAGCAAAGAACTCGCGATCACCATGCACGTGACCTCCATTCAACCTCTTGACAGCGATAGTCCGGCCTTCAGGGAGTTTGGCTCTGTATACAGTACCAAAGCCACCATCACCAATGATGTAACTCTTGCTGAAATTCTCAGTGGCTGAGAGAATAGCTGTAGGGTTGATCCGTAACAAAGACTGCTCAAACGTTGCAATGTTGATACTCAAAGGCTCCTTTGGCTTCTTAATCAAAAGCTCATCAGTAGATGTGGGGTCACTTGTCTTCCCTAGTTTACCTTTACCTCTGTCAAGAATTACAGCTTCTTGTCTCAGCATTCTCCATCTGAGAACTCCGATGAGCACCACAAGTGAAACGAACAATGCACCAAAGGCGAGAGCCAAGACAGATGCATGACTTAGAAGTGGTGAAGGTGCATAGTTTTCTTCCCTGGAAGGTAAAACAGGTTCACTTGGTATGCATTTTGTAGCTTTAGTGCAAGCATCAGGTGCTAGGCCAGTGAATTTGTTGCCGGAGAAATTGGTAAAAACAAGGCCTTCTAAGTCACAAATACTACAAGGAAAGGACTTTTGAAAACTGTTGCTGGATAAATCAATATATGTGAGGGAAGAAAGAGCTGAAAGTGATGGCGGCAAGTTGCCCGTAATTGAGTTGCTATGGAGATCTAGTATGGAAAGGGAAGTCATATTAGAGAGGGAATCATCAAGGGCGCCGGAGAGTTGGTTGTTGCTAGCATTCAGGACCAACAAAGAGCTAGAGGATCTAACATCAAAAGACAACGAGCCCGAGAAAGAATTCATGCTGATATCCAAATAGGTCAAACTTTTGACACTAAATACAGAAGGCGGCAATGGACCACTCAACAAGTTATTTGAAAGATCTAGCTTGACTAAACTAGGCATCATTGAGTCAAGATTATCAGGAATAGATCCACTTATCTGGTTATGAGATAGGATGAGACCTTGTAGGCTTGTCATTGAGAACAATTGAGGGAACACTAGACCTGTAAAGTAATTGAAAGATAGATCAAGCAAAGTTAAATTACCAAGCAGAGAAATTTCACGAGGAACGCTCCCAGTGAGCTTATTTCCCTGTAGAAGTAGCTCCGTCACAACTATGCAATCCTTAATTGAGCGTGGGATGGACCCTGCTAATTCATTGTTGGACAAATCAAGCATGCCGTAATGCTGAGTGAACTCAGAGTCAGGTAAAGGCATGTTTTGGAAACCAGCACAAATCTCCTCAGGTATAGGACCAGTAAACTGATTCTCAGACAGTACCAAATTGTCTAGCAATTTCAACTTAGATATTGATCTGGGAATTTCACCTGAAAGACTGTTTGCACCAAGGTTTAAAGATACTAACTTTCTACATTCAAAAAGCTCCACTGGAATACCTCCACTTAACTTATTACCATGAAGAGAAAGATTGGTCAAATTCTTCAAGTTACCAATGGTACGCGGTATGCTTCCTTCAAACAGATTATTATCAAGTTGCAATCTCTGAAGGGTTGAAGCTTTTGCAATGCTCGCTGGGATTGAACCTTCTAGCATATTGTTGCTGAGTGAGATCCCCATTAAAGTTTTCGACTCCCATAGTTCATTTGGTAGCTTTCCAGAGAACTGGTTTTTAGATAGTTCAAGAGTAATGAGCTGAAGTTCCCCTAGATAAGCAGGCAGTTTGcccgagaggttgtttccagACAACACCAAATCCGTGAGTCTTGAACAGTTCTTGAAAGTACTTTGGATGTCACCAGTGAAATTGTTATCCGACAACTGCAGAATGGTCAATGACTTGGCACGACATATTTCTGAAGGCAACTCACCAGATAGCTTATTGTCACTGACATCAAGAACTGATAGCAAAGGCAGATTAAGTGGTGGTAGAGGTCCACTTAGAAAATTCTTTGGCACCATTATTGATTCCACTTGAGTCCAGTTGGAAATCCACATAGGCAGTGGACCTGATAAGTGATTCGAATCAAGTACAAGCGATTTAAGTGAATACAAACCAGAAAGTCCATCAGGTAATGCACCAGAAAATGAGTTGAAGGACAAATTTATTATCTTGAGCCTCTTGCAGTTCCCTAGTTTCGAAGGAATCGTTCCAGATAATCCAGCATTCGGAGCAATAAGGTAAACCAGATTTTCTAGCTTTCCAAAGCTTGAGGGAAGCTCTCCATCAAATTCGTTCTGTGCAACGTTCAAGTATGTCAAGTTGCTCAACGCAGAAATTTCTTCAGGAATACTTCCAATGAATTTGCAGTTTTGGAGATCAAGCACCTCGAGCTGCTTCAGATGGCCAATTGTTTCAGGTATATGTCCAGTCAACATGTTTGATGAGAGATCAAGAATTCTAAGCTTCCTTAGGTTTCCAATTTCTGGAAATATCAATCCAGTCAAGTTGTTTTGACGAGTATCGATATATAGAAGCTCCATCAAGTTACCTAGACTGGAAGGTAGACTACCAGAGAAGAAATTTGAGCTGAGGTCAAGAGACTGCAACTTCTCCATGTTTCCAATCTCATCAGGAATATTTCCAGAAAATGAGTTGGCATGAACTGATAATTCCCTGAGCTCCTTTAGTTCATCAATTGTTGATGGTAAGCTACCTGAAAAACCATTATCGTCGAGCACAAGATGCCTCAGGTTTCTCAGGTTAGATATAGTAAGAGGCAGCTCGCCAGTTAACCTGTTGTCGCTCAAGTCTAGTATCTCCAAATTCTCAAGAGTCCAAACATCCGGAGATATATTACCAGTGAAGGCACAATGGCTAAGGTTTAAGTGCTTAAGGGATCTGAATTTTCCAATGTTTCCAGGAAATGGTACATTCAGTGGTGAAACTCCACAGGAAAAATCAATCCGGATAACATGTTCACCTTCACACTTTATGCCAGTCCAATTGCAAGGAGTAGTCTTCGTATCAAACCAAGTGGGAATAACATCCCTTTTCTGGACAAGAGAATTTCGGAGAGCCTTTAGTAACTCCATATCATGGACCAAATAGCTGccagttgtgacttgttgttgtgtAAAGCAGAGAAGGATGATCATTACTACACAAACCTCCCATTTTGAACCTTTGTTTGTCATTCTTGAGCTACTTCAGGACAATATCTGATATCACTCTCAAAGAATCACTCTGCAATGATCCAAAAACAAGATGAAACAAAACCATACAAATAAAAGCAAATGTGCAGCATGATAGGATGACAAAAAGCTACACACAAACATACACATTAACTCATTTTTGTTTAGCAAAGTCATTGATGCTGCTATAAACTTGTCAACTTTGATGTGCTTGGACATGATTTACGTAGAATCTTAAACTGGTACATAAATCAGAGAAAACAAAACTAAATCTCTTCATATACAAAAATGGCAAGACAGAAACTCATTTAACATACCTTTTGACAGTTGAAACTTGAGTTAGAGTGAATACATTCAAGTTAAATGCACCTATAGTAAAGTAAAAACTTgtataagcttcaaatctatCTTGTCATAATAGAACAAATCATATTGGATAttcttttatattatgaaatgatgTCAAGAATTGAAGAGAAATAAATATCCAAGATCAGTGTATTCTATAGTACCTGGAAAGTACAAACAAaaggcttaaagaaattaaacatcaTGTTAACCATAATATTTATCCATCACCAAAAATTATAGTGCTTCATTTTCTTGTAAAGCTTAAGATTAGCTAATTAATTTGGTTTGAGTAccaaaaattttcatttttttgcttGAATTCCGTGTTGATTCAAACAATATCACATAAATTGGAAGAAGGGAATAATAATACTTTGTACAAACACTAAAACTctaaggggttgtttggttgggAAACAAGTTATCCCAAGATTAATTATTACGGGATTAGTTATTTCGAAATTGTTATTCTACCCACCCATATGGATAAAAATACCACTATAAGTTATATCGGCAATTTTATCCCAACCAAATATGtgataaactcatctcaaatttaatctcGAGATTAATTATTCTTTTATCctattaaaattataatttttgggTAGAAGAACTGCATATGAAGCAAGAAAAGGGTCTAAAGTTATTACACGAAAATGAACAGGTTCACAAAAAGACAAGAGTGAAAAATGAGGAATCTCTGCTTGTTCTCTGAGTGTTAAAACTGTGGAGCAAAAGACTATCCATAAAAAAAGCTGATAACTTTATAGTATTAGACAACTAGGCATTGGGCTCAAGAAAGATCTGAACAGCATTTTGATGATATGCATGTTATTCCCTATAAAATAAAAGCCATAAATATTTAAACCTTTCTCACACGCATTTATTTTACTAAAAATAGCAAAAACTGGTAGAACAAGCAAATGGGTTCCAAacaaaaagagaggaaaaaaaaggACAACATTTATGAATCTGCACGTTATGTGTgatttaaaattattaaaatggAACTCTTCCTTAACATATCTTAATATCTTTACTTCCAAATTTAAGTGAAGTACTTGTAGTTGATAGAAAATTGCCAAAAATAGCACtttatttcaaaaataaacacAGAGATTTATTCATAACAAGCTCATTTGTATGATGTATACACAAGAATAGTTCTATGAAACAGGTCTAAACAACATGTCTAACCAAACAACAAAAACCCCACTTAACGAAAAAAGAGCTAAGAACTAATAATGGCAATgcaaatagtttttttttttttggaaaaaaaagaacataaaatcaacaaaaaaggacacccaacaacaacagcaacaacaaccacaaCCCAGTGAGTTCCCACAAGTGGG
Proteins encoded in this window:
- the LOC104219119 gene encoding leucine-rich repeat receptor protein kinase MSP1-like translates to MTNKGSKWEVCVVMIILLCFTQQQVTTGSYLVHDMELLKALRNSLVQKRDVIPTWFDTKTTPCNWTGIKCEGEHVIRIDFSCGVSPLNVPFPGNIGKFRSLKHLNLSHCAFTGNISPDVWTLENLEILDLSDNRLTGELPLTISNLRNLRHLVLDDNGFSGSLPSTIDELKELRELSVHANSFSGNIPDEIGNMEKLQSLDLSSNFFSGSLPSSLGNLMELLYIDTRQNNLTGLIFPEIGNLRKLRILDLSSNMLTGHIPETIGHLKQLEVLDLQNCKFIGSIPEEISALSNLTYLNVAQNEFDGELPSSFGKLENLVYLIAPNAGLSGTIPSKLGNCKRLKIINLSFNSFSGALPDGLSGLYSLKSLVLDSNHLSGPLPMWISNWTQVESIMVPKNFLSGPLPPLNLPLLSVLDVSDNKLSGELPSEICRAKSLTILQLSDNNFTGDIQSTFKNCSRLTDLVLSGNNLSGKLPAYLGELQLITLELSKNQFSGKLPNELWESKTLMGISLSNNMLEGSIPASIAKASTLQRLQLDNNLFEGSIPRTIGNLKNLTNLSLHGNKLSGGIPVELFECRKLVSLNLGANSLSGEIPRSISKLKLLDNLVLSENQFTGPIPEEICAGFQNMPLPDSEFTQHYGMLDLSNNELAGSIPRSIKDCIVVTELLLQGNKLTGSVPREISLLGNLTLLDLSFNYFTGLVFPQLFSMTSLQGLILSHNQISGSIPDNLDSMMPSLVKLDLSNNLLSGPLPPSVFSVKSLTYLDISMNSFSGSLSFDVRSSSSLLVLNASNNQLSGALDDSLSNMTSLSILDLHSNSITGNLPPSLSALSSLTYIDLSSNSFQKSFPCSICDLEGLVFTNFSGNKFTGLAPDACTKATKCIPSEPVLPSREENYAPSPLLSHASVLALAFGALFVSLVVLIGVLRWRMLRQEAVILDRGKGKLGKTSDPTSTDELLIKKPKEPLSINIATFEQSLLRINPTAILSATENFSKSYIIGDGGFGTVYRAKLPEGRTIAVKRLNGGHVHGDREFFAEMETIGKVKHENLVPLLGYCIFADERFLIYEYMENGSLDFWLRNQADAVEALDWPTRFKICLGSARGLAFLHHGFVPHIIHRDIKSSNILLDRNFEPRVSDFGLARIISACESHVSTILAGTFGYIPPEYGQTMMATTKGDIYSFGVVMLELVTGRAPTGQADVEGGNLVGWVRWMVTNGREIETLDPFFAGSGLWKDQMLCVLSIARLCTNDEPWKRPTMLEVVKLLKEAKSNGSCGG